From a region of the Theobroma cacao cultivar B97-61/B2 chromosome 8, Criollo_cocoa_genome_V2, whole genome shotgun sequence genome:
- the LOC18591634 gene encoding ornithine decarboxylase, with translation MGSSPRTLQAIVGAPGVRGKKVAALSKDGLTAFIQSIVSTKHEMKEPFYVLDLGVVMALFDKWARNLPMAQPFYAVKCNPNPALLGALATLGSGFDCASKAEIESVLSLGVSPGRIIFANPCKAESHIKYAATVGVNLTTFDSKEELEKIKKWHPKCALLIRVKAPDDGGARCPLGPKYGALPEEVTPLLQAAQTARLTVTGVSFHIGSGAMQFRAYREAIAAAKTVFETAARLGMPKMHVLNIGGGFTAGPQFAEAASTVKAALQAYFPNEPSLTVIAEPGRFFAESAFTLATNIIGKRVRGDLREYWINDGIYGSMNCILYDHAVVTCMPLARASSPRCKGARTYDSTVFGPTCDALDTVLKGYPLPELQVNDWLVFPNMGAYTAAAGSNFNGFNTSAILTYLAYSNPN, from the coding sequence ATGGGATCCAGCCCCAGGACCCTCCAAGCCATTGTGGGTGCGCCTGGGGTGAGAGGAAAGAAGGTCGCCGCTCTGTCGAAAGATGGTTTGACTGCTTTCATTCAGTCAATCGTTTCCACCAAACACGAAATGAAAGAGCCCTTTTACGTGCTGGATTTGGGTGTTGTCATGGCTCTGTTTGACAAGTGGGCCCGTAACCTTCCCATGGCTCAACCTTTCTACGCCGTTAAGTGTAACCCCAACCCAGCTTTGCTTGGGGCATTAGCTACCCTGGGCTCAGGCTTCGACTGTGCAAGTAAGGCCGAGATTGAATCCGTTTTGTCTCTTGGTGTTTCACCTGGTAGAATCATCTTTGCTAATCCATGCAAAGCAGAGTCCCACATCAAGTATGCTGCAACAGTCGGTGTTAACCTGACAACTTTCGACTCCAAAGAGGAACTTGAGAAGATTAAGAAGTGGCACCCTAAATGTGCCTTATTGATCCGAGTCAAGGCCCCGGATGATGGCGGCGCAAGATGCCCTTTAGGTCCCAAGTACGGTGCACTCCCGGAGGAAGTCACCCCTCTTCTCCAAGCTGCTCAAACTGCACGGCTCACCGTTACAGGAGTCTCGTTCCACATTGGCAGTGGAGCCATGCAGTTTCGAGCCTATCGAGAAGCCATAGCAGCAGCTAAAACTGTGTTTGAAACGGCCGCTAGACTTGGCATGCCCAAAATGCATGTGCTAAACATCGGTGGAGGGTTCACAGCCGGCCCACAATTCGCTGAAGCAGCGTCAACGGTGAAAGCCGCTCTCCAAGCGTATTTCCCAAACGAGCCAAGCTTAACAGTAATTGCGGAGCCTGGTCGTTTTTTTGCGGAGTCAGCTTTCACCCTAGCCACCAACATTATAGGAAAGCGCGTTAGGGGTGATTTAAGAGAGTATTGGATCAACGATGGGATCTACGGCTCAATGAACTGTATTCTCTATGACCATGCGGTCGTCACCTGCATGCCTCTCGCAAGAGCATCCAGTCCCAGGTGCAAAGGAGCCAGGACCTACGATTCCACCGTGTTTGGACCCACGTGCGATGCGCTTGACACGGTCTTGAAAGGTTATCCGCTGCCAGAACTGCAAGTGAACGACTGGCTGGTGTTTCCCAACATGGGGGCTTACACGGCGGCTGCTGGGTCCAATTTCAATGGGTTCAACACGTCAGCCATCCTGACGTACCTTGCTTATTCCAACCCAAATTGA